One region of Oryza glaberrima chromosome 7, OglaRS2, whole genome shotgun sequence genomic DNA includes:
- the LOC127779230 gene encoding uncharacterized protein LOC127779230 — MVAAKTTTVSTRLRRCMRAHDEYVVRVGSHRRRRRRLLATVTAHPGVARRWVHTTLWRHARRLRSGDGITVGMGVQWTPPFRAPAAAARRPCTLQLCVGHRCLVFQLARAGAVPAVLRRFMADARAAFVAHNVRHDCRKLEEHHGLEVARGVELRRLVAGMGNASMERMAEEHLGLVGVWKPRRVGTSRWHARRLTKGQVEYACVDACLSFHLGVHLDAGDI; from the coding sequence gcatGCGCGCGCACGACGAGTACGTGGTGCGCGtcggcagccaccgccgccgccgccgccgccttctcgccaCTGTGACCGCGCACCCGGGCGTGGCGCGCCGCTGGGTGCACACCACGCTGTggcgccacgcccgccgcctccgctccggcGACGGGATCACCGTCGGCATGGGCGTGCAGTGGACCCCGCCGTtccgcgcgccggcggcggcggcgcggcggccgtgcaCGCTGCAGCTGTGCGTCGGGCACCGGTGCCTGGTGTTCCAgctcgcgcgcgccggcgccgtccccgCCGTGCTCCGGCGGTTCATGGccgacgcgcgcgccgccttCGTCGCCCACAACGTCCGCCACGACTGCCGCAAGCTGGAGGAGCACCACGGGCTGGAGGTGGCGCGCGGGGTGGAGCTGCGGCGGCTGGTGGCCGGCATGGGCAACGCGTCGATGGAGCGCATGGCGGAGGAGCACCTCGGGTTGGTCGGGGTGTGGAAGCCGCGGAGGGTCGGGACGAGCAGGTGGCACGCGCGGAGGTTGACGAAGGGGCAGGTGGAGTACGCCTGCGTCGACGCATGCCTCTCCTTCCACCTCGGCGTccacctcgacgccggcgacatcTGA